In the genome of Candidatus Reidiella endopervernicosa, one region contains:
- a CDS encoding integration host factor subunit beta codes for MTKSELIEQLARKQSHLAYKDVELAVKSLLEQMSESLSGGQRIEIRGFGSFSLHYRPPRVGRNPKTGESVELNGKYVPHFKPGKELRERVDEGKHHAISNGNE; via the coding sequence ATGACCAAATCTGAACTGATTGAACAGCTGGCCAGAAAACAGAGTCACTTGGCCTATAAGGATGTAGAGCTGGCGGTTAAGAGTCTTCTTGAGCAGATGAGTGAATCGCTCTCAGGTGGGCAACGAATCGAGATTCGTGGTTTTGGTAGTTTCTCACTCCACTATCGTCCACCCCGTGTTGGACGTAATCCGAAGACCGGTGAGTCAGTTGAACTCAACGGCAAGTATGTGCCTCACTTTAAACCCGGCAAGGAGTTGCGTGAGCGTGTTGACGAAGGCAAGCACCACGCCATCAGTAATGGCAATGAATAA
- a CDS encoding lipopolysaccharide assembly protein LapA domain-containing protein, which produces MRPFLTVLMIVPLALLWLGFSMINAGGVEIDYYFGVVALPLSILLAIVMGVGMLLGGGAGLSNYLSMRREINELRAQVRIRDEEVVNLRSIPIKDGP; this is translated from the coding sequence ATGCGTCCCTTCCTAACCGTATTAATGATCGTCCCCCTGGCCCTGCTATGGCTCGGCTTTTCAATGATCAATGCCGGTGGTGTTGAAATTGATTACTACTTTGGTGTGGTGGCTCTACCGCTCTCTATTCTTTTAGCAATTGTAATGGGTGTTGGCATGTTGCTGGGTGGTGGTGCGGGGCTTTCTAACTATCTCAGTATGAGGCGCGAAATAAATGAGTTGCGTGCGCAGGTGAGGATCAGAGATGAAGAGGTGGTTAACCTTCGCTCAATCCCGATTAAGGACGGGCCTTAA